A window of the Flavobacterium sangjuense genome harbors these coding sequences:
- the kbl gene encoding glycine C-acetyltransferase gives MYGKIQQHLQNELNTIEQNGIFKKERIITSPQGAEITVNGETVLNFCANNYLGLSSHPEVVQAAKDTLDSHGFGMSSVRFICGTQDIHKTLEKKIADFYGTEDTILYAAAFDANGGVFEPLLGEEDCIISDSLNHASIIDGVRLCKAARYRYENSNMEDLENQLKKAVEAGHRFKLIVTDGVFSMDGLVAPLDKICDLADKYDALVMVDECHAAGFIGATGKGTLEAKGVMGRVDIITGTLGKALGGAMGGYTTAKKEVIEILRQRSRPYLFSNSLAPAIVGASIKVFELLEKDTTLRDKVEWNTNYFKDGLRKAGIDFIDGDSAIVPVMLYDAKLSQVMADELLKKGIYVIGFFFPVVPRDKARIRVQLSAAHTKEHLDKAIEAFTEVGKMLNIEKKH, from the coding sequence ATGTACGGAAAAATTCAGCAACACTTACAAAACGAATTGAATACCATTGAACAAAATGGAATTTTCAAAAAAGAACGCATTATCACATCACCACAAGGCGCAGAAATTACAGTAAACGGCGAAACGGTTTTAAACTTTTGTGCCAATAACTATCTTGGATTGTCATCGCATCCTGAAGTAGTTCAGGCGGCCAAAGACACTTTGGATTCGCATGGTTTCGGAATGTCATCGGTGCGTTTCATTTGCGGAACGCAGGATATTCACAAAACCCTTGAAAAAAAGATAGCCGATTTCTACGGCACAGAAGACACTATATTATACGCTGCAGCTTTTGATGCCAATGGCGGCGTTTTCGAACCTTTATTAGGAGAAGAAGATTGTATTATATCTGATAGTCTGAACCACGCTTCTATCATTGATGGTGTTCGTTTATGTAAAGCGGCGCGTTATCGTTATGAAAATTCCAATATGGAAGATTTGGAAAACCAACTAAAAAAAGCAGTTGAAGCCGGACATCGTTTTAAACTTATTGTAACCGATGGCGTTTTTTCTATGGATGGACTGGTTGCGCCATTAGATAAAATTTGCGACTTGGCCGATAAATACGATGCGTTGGTAATGGTTGACGAATGTCACGCTGCCGGTTTCATCGGAGCAACCGGTAAAGGAACACTCGAAGCCAAAGGAGTTATGGGAAGAGTTGACATCATCACAGGAACTTTAGGGAAAGCATTAGGCGGTGCAATGGGTGGTTATACTACAGCCAAAAAAGAAGTGATTGAAATTTTGCGTCAACGTTCACGTCCTTATTTGTTTTCCAATTCATTGGCGCCGGCTATAGTTGGTGCTTCTATTAAGGTTTTCGAATTATTAGAAAAAGACACAACACTGCGTGATAAAGTAGAATGGAATACCAATTATTTCAAAGATGGTTTGCGCAAAGCCGGAATTGACTTTATTGATGGCGATTCGGCAATTGTTCCGGTTATGTTATACGATGCAAAGTTATCCCAAGTCATGGCAGACGAACTTTTAAAGAAAGGAATTTATGTTATTGGTTTCTTTTTCCCCGTAGTCCCAAGAGATAAAGCAAGGATTCGGGTTCAATTATCTGCCGCTCATACCAAAGAACATTTAGACAAAGCAATTGAAGCCTTTACGGAGGTTGGAAAAATGTTAAACATTGAAAAAAAACACTAA